AGTTGATGGGATCTATGACAAAGATCCAATGGAACATAAAGACGCTGTAAAGTTTGATGAATTAAAGTATATTGATGTACTAAATAAAGGTATAAAAGTAATGGATTCTGCAGCAATTTCATTGTGTATGGATAATGAAATTGAGATTATTGTTTTCAATATGTTCGATAAGGGTAATGTTCAAAAAGCCGTTATTGGAGATACTATTGGAACTATAGTTAGGAATTAATGGAGAAGAATATATGATGGATGAAATTAAGTCGACATTAAATACTCAAATGACAAAATCAATTGATTCACTTAAGCATCAATTAACGAAAGTTAGAACTGGTAGAGCGTCAGCTAGTGTTCTAGACGGGGTGTCTGTTGATTACTATGGTTCAGCTACAGCAGTAGCTCAAGTTGGACAAATTAGTACACCGGAAGCAAGACTTCTACAGATTCAACCATTCGATAAAACGATGATCGCTGCTATCGAAAAAGCTATCCTAGGAGCAAATCTTGGTCTTACTCCATCAAATGATGGGAACTTAATCAGAATTCCTTTTCCGGCCCTAACGGAAGAGAGAAGAAAAGAGCAAGTTAAAGAGATTAAGAAGAGTGGCGAAGATGCAAAAATTGGAATCAGAAACTCTCGTCGTGATCAAAATGAAGTTGTAAAGAAAGCTGAAAAGGCAAAAGAGATTTCAGAAGATGATTCAAAGAAATTTCAAGCTGAGATTCAGACAATTACTGATAAGTATGTCGCAGAAGTTGACGTGATTATAGAGGCAAAAGAAAAAGAGCTACTTTCAATTTAAAATGGATAAAGCAAAACTCAAACATATTGCTATAATAATGGACGGTAATGGGCGCTGGGCTCAGTGCCGCTCTCATGAGCGTATTTGGGGGCATATTCGTGGCTCTAAAATTGTTTCGAATATAGTTGAG
This sequence is a window from Halobacteriovorax sp. JY17. Protein-coding genes within it:
- the frr gene encoding ribosome recycling factor, producing MMDEIKSTLNTQMTKSIDSLKHQLTKVRTGRASASVLDGVSVDYYGSATAVAQVGQISTPEARLLQIQPFDKTMIAAIEKAILGANLGLTPSNDGNLIRIPFPALTEERRKEQVKEIKKSGEDAKIGIRNSRRDQNEVVKKAEKAKEISEDDSKKFQAEIQTITDKYVAEVDVIIEAKEKELLSI